Genomic DNA from Sorghum bicolor cultivar BTx623 unplaced genomic scaffold, Sorghum_bicolor_NCBIv3 super_99, whole genome shotgun sequence:
TTTCACAGTTATGGTGCTTCCCGTATGGCATTTGCATTTGGAAATATATAACCATGTAAATGCAGCACGGGAATGTACATACCCTTTTGGAAGGTTCCTGTTTAGGTTTGCCAAGGGGAACAACCACACCATCGTCAGTGATCTTAGACTCGACCATGTCAGGTGCTGTTTGACCAACTCCCTTCGTGCTGCACAAAAAATAATTGCAACCAAATCTTGTTCATATCAGCAGCAAGCATAATAGTACTTTCAGCCACTAGCAAGCAATTAGTCCATTCTCTTGTATCATTTTCATgcaatttcaaaattcaaaaaggaAATAGATGAGGGATGTTACAGTAGTATATATTAAATGGAGCATAAAAAATATCTTCCGATCTTGTGCCATTATATGTACTGAGTTAACATCAGGAATTGGCCACAAGAAAAACACAAGCAAACAatgatttaaaaaaatattgtctTCCATTCTTGCATATCATTTAACATTAGGAATTGGCCAAAGGAATACATATAGAAAATTATTTAGGGGGAGAAAAGGTGCTATAATCAAAAGAAATTGCATCAGTAACTGACCTTAATTTTCCCTTGGGCAGGTTATTAGCATCGTAATCTGCATTTAGTAGCTCATTCATATCGCCCAATGCAACCTGGTAAATTGAAGTTAAATAGCTCATTCGTAATCTGCATTTACCCTGAACTCAATACCTTACAACAAAATAATTGGGCAGAACTCTAGTCTCTATATGACAAAGTAACTAGTGTAACAAACAAAATAATTGGGACATGCACATATGATAATCAAGTGATCAACCAGTGTAACAAATAGATAAAATACCACACAATCTGAAGCTAGTAAAATCATGCATGAATATTCAGTAGGCAGCAGACCTCACATAAAAGCAGTACTCCAGATCTACATGCTTCTGAAGCGCAGCAATAGTTTGCACTCTTTGAAAACATGTCAGCAAAGTAAACACCCTTGCCAAACATGTAACCACTAACAGGTGCTTCAGGAGGAGCGATTCGCAGACCTGGGAGATAGTAATTCAAGACAAGAACCATCACCTATCAAAGTGCCAAGTCTCAAATAGCACAAAAGGT
This window encodes:
- the LOC110431537 gene encoding poly [ADP-ribose] polymerase 2-like, whose amino-acid sequence is MLLWHGSRLSNWTGILSQGLRIAPPEAPVSGYMFGKGVYFADMFSKSANYCCASEACRSGVLLLCEVALGDMNELLNADYDANNLPKGKLSTKGVGQTAPDMVESKITDDGVVVPLGKPKQEPSKRGGLRYNEYIVYNVDQIRMRYVLLVNFNFKRR